A single window of Halobacterium jilantaiense DNA harbors:
- a CDS encoding acyl-CoA mutase large subunit family protein encodes MYDDDDLADIREAREDWEDETLDPVLDAYGERKDRFATVSNMEVDRLYTPEDVADTDLEDDLGFPGEFPYTRGVYPTGYRGRTWTMRQFAGFGTAEETNERFHYLIENGQTGLSTAFDMPSLMGLDSDDPMSLGEVGKEGVAVDTLRDMEILFDGIELDEVSTSFTINPSAPVIYAMYLALADQQGVPREEIRGTLQNDMLKEFIAQKEWVVPPQPSLDLVTDVVEYCAENTPKFHPISISGYHIREAGSTAVQELAFTLADGFAYVEDAMERGLDVDEFAPTLSFFFNSHNSIFEEVAKFRAARRIYANVMDEWYDAEKEASKKLKFHTQTAGQSLTAQQPKNNIARVTLQALAAVLGGSQSIHTNSFDEALALPSEEAVRVALRTQQIIADESGAADIVDPLGGSFAVESLTDEVEEEAMAYIEEIREMGDGSVRDGVLQGVADGYFHREIQESAYEYQSRVDAGEETVVGVNEYEVEEDTSPDLLHVDEDETRERQLGRLEDVKEDRDDDEVDATLDALRDAIHADENTIPYIVDAVKAYATMGEIMAVFEDEFGGYQETAAAA; translated from the coding sequence ATGTACGACGACGACGACCTCGCGGACATCCGCGAGGCCCGCGAGGACTGGGAAGACGAGACTCTCGACCCGGTCCTCGACGCCTACGGCGAGCGCAAGGACCGCTTCGCGACGGTCTCGAACATGGAGGTCGACCGCCTCTACACGCCCGAGGACGTCGCCGACACCGACCTCGAGGACGACCTCGGGTTCCCGGGCGAGTTCCCGTACACGCGCGGCGTCTACCCGACCGGCTACCGCGGCCGGACGTGGACGATGCGGCAGTTCGCGGGCTTCGGCACCGCCGAGGAGACCAACGAGCGTTTCCACTACCTCATCGAGAACGGCCAGACCGGGCTCTCGACGGCCTTCGACATGCCGTCGCTGATGGGGCTGGACTCGGACGACCCCATGAGTCTCGGCGAGGTCGGCAAGGAGGGCGTCGCGGTCGACACCCTCCGGGACATGGAGATTCTCTTCGACGGCATCGAGCTGGACGAGGTCTCCACGAGCTTCACCATCAATCCGAGCGCGCCGGTCATCTACGCGATGTACCTCGCGCTCGCCGACCAGCAGGGCGTCCCCCGCGAGGAGATTCGGGGCACCCTCCAGAACGACATGCTCAAGGAGTTCATCGCGCAGAAGGAGTGGGTCGTTCCGCCGCAGCCCAGCCTCGACCTCGTGACGGACGTCGTCGAGTACTGCGCCGAGAACACCCCGAAGTTCCACCCCATCTCGATCTCCGGCTACCACATCCGGGAGGCGGGCTCGACGGCCGTCCAGGAACTCGCGTTCACCCTCGCCGACGGCTTCGCGTACGTCGAGGACGCGATGGAGCGAGGCCTCGACGTCGACGAGTTCGCGCCCACGCTGAGCTTCTTCTTCAACTCCCACAACTCCATCTTCGAGGAGGTCGCGAAGTTCCGCGCGGCCCGCCGCATCTACGCGAACGTCATGGACGAGTGGTACGACGCCGAGAAGGAGGCCTCCAAGAAGCTGAAGTTCCACACGCAGACCGCCGGCCAGAGCCTGACCGCCCAGCAACCGAAGAACAACATCGCTCGCGTCACGCTTCAGGCGCTCGCAGCCGTCCTCGGCGGGTCCCAGAGCATTCACACGAACTCTTTCGACGAGGCGCTCGCGCTCCCCAGCGAGGAGGCCGTCCGGGTCGCGCTCCGCACCCAGCAGATCATCGCCGACGAGTCCGGTGCGGCCGACATCGTCGACCCGCTCGGCGGGAGTTTCGCCGTCGAGTCCCTCACCGACGAAGTCGAGGAGGAAGCCATGGCGTACATCGAGGAGATCAGAGAGATGGGCGACGGGTCGGTGCGCGACGGCGTTCTTCAGGGCGTCGCGGACGGCTACTTCCACCGCGAGATTCAGGAGTCCGCCTACGAGTACCAGTCCCGCGTCGACGCCGGCGAGGAGACGGTCGTCGGAGTCAACGAGTACGAGGTCGAGGAGGACACTAGCCCCGACCTCCTGCACGTCGACGAGGACGAAACCCGGGAACGTCAGCTCGGCCGCCTCGAAGACGTCAAGGAGGACCGCGACGACGACGAGGTCGACGCGACCCTCGACGCGCTCCGCGACGCCATCCACGCCGACGAGAACACCATCCCGTACATCGTCGACGCCGTGAAGGCGTACGCGACGATGGGCGAGATCATGGCCGTCTTCGAGGACGAGTTCGGCGGGTATCAGGAGACCGCCGCGGCAGCCTGA
- a CDS encoding ABC transporter permease, whose amino-acid sequence MSAPTADASVDTGARGYLRFFAASLRKRVLLMVRYPVNFFSTIANMLILFAAVFYGGRAIAPAAISNTIEGIIVGYLLWTLSMSAFSGLSWNVTRESQWGTLEQLFMSPFGFGRVMFAKTVTNVLVSFFTGSLVLLFMMAITGRWLAIDPLTLLPLGLLAVAPAVGIGFALGGLAIRFKRVENLFQIMQFVFIGLIAAPVAQYPLLKWLPLAQGSQLLQTAMRDGVALWALPTGELAVLVVTAVGYLGLGYAAFAYCQRWARREGVMGHY is encoded by the coding sequence GTGAGCGCGCCGACCGCCGACGCCAGCGTCGACACCGGCGCTCGCGGCTACCTCCGGTTCTTCGCGGCGTCGCTCCGGAAGCGCGTGCTGTTGATGGTCCGGTACCCGGTGAACTTCTTCTCGACCATCGCGAACATGCTCATCCTGTTCGCGGCGGTGTTCTACGGTGGCCGCGCGATAGCGCCCGCCGCAATCTCGAACACCATCGAGGGCATCATCGTCGGCTACCTGCTGTGGACGCTCTCGATGAGCGCGTTCTCCGGGCTGTCGTGGAACGTCACCCGGGAGTCCCAGTGGGGAACCCTCGAACAGCTGTTCATGTCGCCGTTCGGATTCGGCCGCGTGATGTTCGCGAAGACCGTCACCAACGTCCTCGTGTCGTTTTTCACCGGGTCGCTGGTGCTGCTGTTCATGATGGCTATTACCGGTCGCTGGCTCGCAATCGACCCCCTGACGCTGCTCCCGCTCGGGCTGCTCGCCGTCGCGCCGGCCGTCGGCATCGGGTTCGCGCTCGGCGGGCTCGCAATCCGGTTCAAGCGCGTCGAGAACCTCTTCCAGATCATGCAGTTCGTGTTCATCGGGCTCATCGCCGCGCCCGTCGCCCAGTACCCGCTGTTGAAGTGGCTGCCGCTCGCGCAGGGCAGCCAGCTGCTCCAGACCGCGATGCGAGACGGCGTCGCGCTCTGGGCGCTGCCCACGGGCGAACTCGCCGTGCTCGTCGTGACCGCTGTCGGCTATCTCGGCCTGGGGTACGCGGCGTTCGCGTACTGCCAGCGCTGGGCGCGCCGCGAGGGAGTCATGGGTCACTACTGA
- a CDS encoding ABC transporter ATP-binding protein → MSQTTDRPQRTDDTSSSTPSPETETVLAVDDLRKTYGDGEDAVTAVDGVSLEVDRGEVVGVLGPNGAGKTTTIKSILGLVVPSSGSVEIAGVDADDDPRGVYRHVGAMLEGARNVYWKLTVRENLEFFAALGGNDPDAARSRHDKLLDQFNLAEKADDAVNELSRGQKQKVSLAATLARGTDVVFLDEPTLGLDIEASLELRRELRRLADEDDITVVLSSHDMDVVEDVCDRVVILSDGRVIADDSVEELVGVLETQAYRVVAAGQLPGELRSRLVRDYRVENFEVLDDRTRFDVTLGDDDSLHGVLGVLDHAGHDLLDVDGLEPDLEDVFLDVTGRASGGDGR, encoded by the coding sequence ATGAGTCAGACGACAGACCGCCCGCAGCGAACCGACGACACGTCGTCGTCGACGCCCTCGCCCGAGACGGAGACGGTGCTCGCCGTCGACGACCTCCGGAAGACCTACGGCGACGGCGAGGACGCCGTCACCGCAGTCGACGGCGTCTCTCTCGAAGTCGACCGCGGCGAGGTCGTCGGCGTCCTCGGCCCGAACGGTGCCGGGAAGACCACCACCATCAAGTCCATCCTCGGACTCGTCGTCCCGTCCTCTGGCTCCGTCGAAATCGCCGGCGTCGACGCCGACGACGACCCGCGCGGCGTCTACCGCCACGTCGGCGCGATGCTGGAGGGCGCACGCAACGTCTACTGGAAGCTCACCGTCCGCGAGAACCTCGAGTTCTTCGCCGCGCTCGGCGGCAACGACCCCGACGCCGCCCGCAGCCGCCACGACAAGCTCCTCGACCAGTTCAACCTCGCGGAGAAAGCCGACGACGCCGTCAACGAACTGTCCCGCGGCCAGAAACAGAAAGTCTCGCTGGCGGCGACGCTCGCGCGCGGCACCGACGTCGTGTTCCTCGACGAACCCACCCTCGGTCTCGACATCGAGGCGTCCCTGGAGTTGCGCCGCGAACTCCGGCGGCTCGCCGACGAGGACGACATCACGGTCGTCCTCTCCAGCCACGACATGGACGTCGTCGAGGACGTCTGCGACCGCGTTGTCATCCTCTCTGACGGCCGCGTCATCGCCGACGACTCAGTCGAGGAGCTCGTCGGCGTCCTCGAGACGCAGGCCTACCGGGTCGTCGCCGCTGGCCAGCTCCCCGGCGAACTCCGCTCGCGGCTGGTCAGGGACTACCGTGTAGAGAACTTCGAGGTGCTCGACGACCGCACGCGCTTCGACGTGACGCTCGGCGACGACGACAGCCTCCACGGCGTGCTCGGCGTGCTCGACCACGCGGGCCACGACCTGCTGGATGTCGACGGGCTCGAACCAGACCTCGAAGACGTCTTCCTCGACGTCACCGGCCGCGCGAGCGGAGGTGACGGTCGGTGA
- a CDS encoding DUF7351 domain-containing protein: MTSDEAAADAFGVLSDPSRVAILRELADRNSGPDESPTEFAELRRAVGFDDAGRFNYHLGELTPEFAVKRDGGYVPTAVGLKAIGSIEAGTYTDDTESRTGVVDHDCPSCGAPLEATYEDQVVTVQCPDHETFVQTSVPPAAAEGSSIADLVSFVVGDMQRDLEALADGTCPVCSGRVERVDHERTDAGLLTVHLACQNCWVATELPVGVAALRHPAVVSLYHDHGVDIRDRFVTDLGFVGSSEPAELVSDEPFEAEVVVSVGGDSVVLTVDENLDVSER; encoded by the coding sequence ATGACCAGCGACGAGGCCGCCGCCGACGCGTTCGGCGTGCTCTCGGACCCCTCCAGAGTCGCCATCCTCCGAGAACTCGCCGACCGAAACAGCGGCCCGGACGAATCACCCACTGAGTTCGCCGAACTCCGGCGCGCCGTCGGCTTCGACGACGCCGGCCGGTTCAACTACCACCTGGGGGAACTCACCCCGGAGTTCGCCGTGAAACGCGACGGCGGCTACGTCCCGACCGCCGTCGGCCTGAAGGCGATCGGGTCCATCGAAGCCGGCACCTACACCGACGACACCGAATCGCGGACCGGCGTCGTCGACCACGACTGCCCCAGTTGCGGGGCACCGCTGGAAGCGACCTACGAGGACCAAGTAGTGACGGTGCAGTGCCCGGACCACGAGACCTTCGTCCAGACGTCGGTGCCGCCCGCGGCAGCCGAAGGCTCGTCCATCGCGGACCTCGTCTCGTTCGTCGTCGGCGACATGCAGCGCGACCTCGAAGCGCTCGCCGATGGCACCTGTCCGGTCTGCTCGGGGCGCGTCGAGCGCGTCGACCACGAACGCACCGACGCCGGCCTGCTCACGGTTCACCTCGCCTGTCAGAACTGCTGGGTGGCGACCGAACTCCCGGTCGGCGTCGCGGCGCTCCGCCACCCCGCCGTCGTGTCGCTGTACCACGACCACGGCGTCGACATCCGCGACCGATTCGTCACCGACCTCGGGTTCGTCGGGAGTTCGGAGCCCGCCGAACTGGTCTCCGACGAGCCCTTCGAAGCCGAGGTCGTCGTCTCGGTCGGCGGCGATAGCGTCGTCCTGACCGTCGACGAGAATCTGGACGTCAGCGAACGGTGA
- a CDS encoding CBS domain-containing protein, which produces MDEALEHNGDKPVVGEYMTRDVATVSPDDTVEDVARRISESEHNGFPVTEGRHVEGFVSARDLLLADPQELLFKVMTEDIVVAHPDMKVTDAARVILRSGIQKLPVVDDAGNLVGIIANADVIRSQIERATPEKVGKLKRTLETIHGVDATEERRTVDLGELVPTQGKVYADELEGRRYELEHGLAEPLVVIDNGSTGDDGSLLLADGHHRVMASERAGVEEMDAYVIVLERAVDLGMARTAEKEDLDSIEDIDVVDYARHPLVETIERLQ; this is translated from the coding sequence ATGGACGAGGCGCTGGAGCACAACGGCGACAAGCCCGTCGTCGGGGAGTACATGACCCGGGACGTGGCGACGGTGTCTCCCGACGACACCGTGGAGGACGTGGCGCGACGCATCTCCGAGAGCGAACACAACGGCTTCCCGGTGACGGAGGGTCGGCACGTCGAAGGGTTCGTGTCCGCGCGCGACCTCTTGCTGGCGGACCCGCAGGAGCTGTTGTTCAAGGTGATGACGGAGGACATCGTGGTCGCGCACCCAGACATGAAGGTGACCGACGCGGCCCGAGTCATCCTTCGATCGGGCATCCAGAAGCTCCCGGTCGTCGACGACGCGGGCAACCTCGTCGGCATCATCGCGAACGCGGATGTCATTCGCTCTCAGATCGAGCGCGCGACCCCGGAGAAGGTCGGGAAGCTCAAGCGCACACTGGAGACGATTCACGGCGTCGACGCCACGGAGGAGCGCCGCACGGTCGACTTGGGTGAGCTGGTACCGACTCAGGGGAAGGTGTACGCCGACGAGCTCGAAGGCCGCCGGTACGAACTCGAACATGGGCTGGCCGAACCGCTCGTCGTCATCGACAACGGCAGCACTGGCGACGACGGCAGCCTCCTGCTGGCGGACGGCCACCACCGCGTGATGGCGTCCGAGCGTGCCGGCGTCGAGGAGATGGACGCCTACGTCATCGTGCTCGAGCGCGCCGTGGACCTCGGGATGGCGCGGACCGCGGAGAAAGAAGACCTCGACTCCATCGAGGACATCGACGTCGTGGATTACGCACGACACCCGCTCGTGGAGACCATCGAGCGCCTGCAGTAG